The Aspergillus oryzae RIB40 DNA, chromosome 5 genome segment TCCTACTTCCTGTAGATGCCGGCATTACAGCTGTAACTGGGATCGAATTTAGTGGTCTGTATCGCTCAAGCTCGCTTGTGGGAGAGAACTGATTCTCCATGGCTCCTGTGCTACAGCTTCTCATGGTAGGAAGTGTGTGAAGCACTAGCTTGGAACATGTGAGCTCCAGCGCTCCAAAGCTTGCAACGGCTTGACACGTAGGGAGTCATTCTCGAGACAGATACACGTTTGACGATCTATAGCACAGCCCCAATGATAGCGTATCTTCAGCCCCACAATTCAAGCTCAAGCATTTATTCGCTGGATGTCAAGTGGATCCAAGGCATCAACAGTGCAGAATACGAGATGGGGCTGGTGATGCCTGGTAGGTACTTCTTAAATATCCACTCAACCCCTTAGTATACTACCATTAACCCAAAGCCCTAATAGCGAAGTCCAACAGAGCCCCCAAGCACAATGGACCAACAACTCACACCAACACAGAAAGCCAACCTGCACGAGGTCGCTGACCTCATGCTAGAAATCTACCAAACACTGGCAAACATGCGCTTCCTCAACCCCGCTGGAATCATCAAAGGCCCCCACAATATCGACAATGTTCGCGAGTTATATGAGAAACTAGGCCTGGATTCATCAATCACATACCTCTACAAGATCTTACCATACATCGATATCTCCGTTGCTGGCCAAACGGATTTCTTTCAAGGGGGCACCTTCGCAGATTTCCGCCTACCAGAAGATATAGAGCAAGGACGCGATCCGTTCTATATTGGCCCGAGTGATGATGActatgaggatgaagatgggcCATATATGCGACCGTGGGTGACCGCACTCTCAATGCTAGGGAACCATCAAAGTGTGATTCTTTATGATGCGCGGAGGCATCGGATTTGGATCATCGATCAGGAGAGTTGGGATACAACGGATCCTGCGATACGAGGAAATGCAGAC includes the following:
- a CDS encoding uncharacterized protein (predicted protein) — translated: MDQQLTPTQKANLHEVADLMLEIYQTLANMRFLNPAGIIKGPHNIDNVRELYEKLGLDSSITYLYKILPYIDISVAGQTDFFQGGTFADFRLPEDIEQGRDPFYIGPSDDDYEDEDGPYMRPWVTALSMLGNHQSVILYDARRHRIWIIDQESWDTTDPAIRGNADRAVDEDYESGERSVNENSFEHVPSRPAGDVLRDIIRWYRSLDILPGGGENSGREWDGDELPLRELYIKHGWPDGFDGDAFQAERLSYAMSMEDTETQNGDDSM